One Vicinamibacterales bacterium genomic region harbors:
- a CDS encoding DinB family protein has product MRETFAEYTARLLALAVGAEPLDIMASTASAIGHLIAGRSTTELQRRPSADRWSIAEIVSHLADSEIVFAFRLRQILSAAGGPIQAFDQNAWVDSQQAASSDAFASLSLFAALRGANLLLVRRLTGEELCRFGVHAERGEESIAHMLSLYAGHDRNHLAQVERILAGHEPGGAARAFPAAPIKPAIDHVVLEQLDVRAGTIRDAVPLAGADRLAVLTVAFADRERTIVAGIRTERPSLDAIVGRQCLFVVNLAPRTIRGQLSEGMLFDIGFADGLRPAFAQPEWPVPDGTRAG; this is encoded by the coding sequence ATGCGTGAAACGTTTGCCGAGTACACGGCCCGCCTGCTCGCGCTCGCGGTGGGCGCCGAGCCGCTCGACATCATGGCGTCGACCGCCTCGGCCATCGGCCATTTGATCGCCGGCCGCTCGACGACGGAATTGCAGCGCCGGCCGTCTGCCGACCGCTGGTCGATCGCCGAGATCGTGTCGCACCTCGCCGACAGCGAGATCGTGTTCGCGTTCCGTCTCCGCCAGATTCTGTCAGCGGCCGGCGGGCCGATTCAGGCGTTTGATCAGAATGCGTGGGTCGATTCCCAGCAGGCCGCGTCGAGCGACGCGTTTGCCTCGCTGTCGCTCTTTGCCGCGTTGCGCGGCGCCAATCTGCTGCTCGTGCGGCGACTCACCGGCGAAGAGCTCTGCCGTTTCGGCGTGCACGCCGAACGCGGCGAAGAGAGCATCGCGCACATGCTGTCGCTCTACGCGGGGCACGATCGCAATCACCTCGCGCAAGTCGAGCGGATCCTCGCCGGCCACGAGCCCGGCGGCGCGGCGCGCGCGTTCCCGGCGGCGCCGATCAAGCCGGCGATCGACCACGTCGTGCTGGAGCAGCTCGACGTCCGTGCCGGGACGATTCGGGACGCCGTGCCGCTGGCCGGCGCCGACCGGCTGGCGGTGCTCACCGTCGCGTTCGCGGATCGCGAGCGCACGATCGTGGCCGGTATCCGAACCGAACGGCCGTCGCTCGACGCCATCGTCGGCCGCCAGTGCCTGTTCGTCGTCAACCTCGCGCCCAGGACGATCCGCGGACAGCTCTCGGAAGGGATGCTGTTCGACATCGGCTTTGCCGACGGGCTGCGGCCCGCCTTCGCGCAGCCGGAATGGCCCGTCCCCGACGGCACGCGCGCGGGGTGA
- a CDS encoding DUF6265 family protein, giving the protein MSRLSKTRSLRYAARMPMTTIMIALAVSGVLQAPPPSLDGLAWMTGCWELTRSGRHVIEQWTPAEGGTMLGMSRSVANGKTTEYEFLLIRPGAHGLDYVAKPSGQAEATFTAERVGPTEVVFENPAHDFPTKIFYKRNGDALTAAVEGPMNGQTRRIEYPYTKAACAASR; this is encoded by the coding sequence GTGTCGCGGTTGTCCAAGACGCGCAGCCTGCGCTACGCTGCCCGCATGCCGATGACGACGATCATGATCGCGCTCGCAGTGTCAGGCGTCCTGCAGGCGCCGCCGCCGTCCCTCGACGGTCTCGCGTGGATGACCGGGTGCTGGGAACTCACGCGTAGCGGCCGCCACGTGATCGAGCAGTGGACGCCAGCCGAAGGCGGCACGATGCTCGGCATGTCGCGTTCCGTCGCGAACGGCAAGACGACCGAGTATGAGTTCCTGCTTATCCGGCCTGGCGCCCACGGCCTCGACTACGTCGCCAAGCCGTCCGGCCAGGCTGAGGCGACGTTCACGGCGGAGCGTGTCGGCCCAACCGAGGTCGTCTTCGAGAATCCCGCGCACGATTTTCCGACGAAGATCTTCTACAAACGCAACGGGGACGCGCTGACGGCCGCGGTCGAAGGGCCGATGAACGGCCAGACGCGCCGGATCGAGTATCCGTATACGAAGGCCGCCTGCGCCGCCAGCCGCTGA
- a CDS encoding helix-turn-helix transcriptional regulator, protein MSPRPLPAVTHLQFLVLAVLRGGPRTGHPVRRALARHGIRRSGPAFYQMMARLEDAGFVAGEYDQKVVGGQIIKERRYTLTAAGETAWTSTRAFYDETIGAYGTARPRTAHA, encoded by the coding sequence ATGTCACCCCGTCCACTGCCGGCCGTCACGCACCTGCAGTTCCTCGTCCTGGCCGTGCTGCGCGGCGGGCCGAGGACCGGGCACCCTGTCCGCCGCGCGCTGGCCCGGCACGGCATCCGCCGTTCGGGCCCGGCGTTCTACCAGATGATGGCCAGGCTCGAGGACGCGGGTTTCGTCGCCGGCGAATACGACCAGAAGGTCGTCGGCGGCCAGATCATCAAGGAGCGCCGCTATACGCTCACCGCCGCCGGGGAAACGGCGTGGACATCGACCCGCGCGTTCTACGACGAGACGATCGGCGCCTACGGCACGGCAAGGCCGCGGACGGCGCATGCGTGA
- a CDS encoding ADOP family duplicated permease yields MAALSQAWRALVRRPAFTLVTILTLAASAGITAAVFSVVDGVVWKRLPYPDAGELVAVYEANPGQAQRVSLIAPARLEDWQRLNRTFVALAGSYSESVTDTSGAEPERLQGRRVTPGFFEVFRATPLAGRTFVADEERYGGPTAAVIGEELWNRRFARRADAIGSRLIAAGVGYTIVGIMPRSFAVAGIDVWIPSQLSPNLSGARAARFLTGVGRMRAGVSVAEARDDLSRVQRRLGDEFPETDAGWSADVRDLKDQRVGEYRRPLVFVLASVVLLFAIATANVAGLVLVQLQRRTTEFAVRAALGASRLRIAAAVLHEVLLLGALAAVGAVLFASWLAAAAGRAMTTLPRASELGMDWRSAVFVLVSILAAAMVFGALPAMTILRPTLTPLLAAGGRTVAGGRHRLQHAIVVAQLALGVLVAGSAGLLVRSYNAMASVDMGFDPDRVLTFHVGAAWDEDRARVAQLQERLLGELVRIPGVRDAGFANFLPATGATLRYQVRVDGYASGESNGAFNVGERSVSRGYLRALKFPLAAGSWCEETKPDFNVNRVRDAMVNRAFVDRVARGGVVVGRQLSLLQGGDRFRIVGVIGDALEDGPSAPPYPYLYACVAEGAWPDPEYVVRAEGDARATAAAIRQIVRALDPARPVFGMKMVEVVIDEALDQPRMNAAALSLFAAAAVVLAGLGLYGLMTLVVGERRREIGVRLALGASPHEVVWLVAGGAIRLVGFGVAIGAALTLASAPMVRALLFGVGPFDPYALALAAAALALAALAAVAIPIRQALAVSAVDAMRLE; encoded by the coding sequence ATGGCCGCCCTATCGCAGGCGTGGCGGGCGCTGGTGCGCCGCCCGGCGTTCACGCTCGTGACGATCCTGACGCTTGCCGCCAGCGCCGGCATCACCGCCGCGGTCTTTTCGGTGGTCGACGGTGTCGTCTGGAAACGTCTGCCGTACCCAGACGCCGGCGAGCTCGTGGCCGTCTACGAAGCCAACCCGGGACAGGCGCAGCGCGTCAGTCTGATCGCGCCGGCTCGGCTCGAGGACTGGCAGCGCCTCAACCGCACCTTCGTTGCGCTCGCAGGGAGCTACAGCGAGAGCGTCACCGACACGAGCGGTGCCGAACCGGAGCGGCTGCAGGGACGGCGCGTCACGCCCGGCTTCTTCGAGGTGTTCCGCGCGACGCCGCTCGCCGGTCGGACGTTCGTCGCCGACGAGGAGCGATACGGCGGGCCCACCGCCGCGGTGATCGGCGAGGAGCTGTGGAACCGCCGGTTCGCCCGGCGCGCCGACGCGATCGGCAGCCGCCTGATCGCCGCCGGGGTCGGCTACACGATTGTCGGCATCATGCCGCGCAGCTTTGCCGTCGCCGGCATCGACGTCTGGATTCCGTCCCAACTGTCGCCCAATCTGAGCGGCGCCCGCGCGGCGCGGTTCCTGACTGGCGTCGGCCGGATGCGCGCCGGCGTCAGCGTGGCGGAAGCCCGGGACGATCTGTCGCGCGTCCAGCGGCGGCTCGGCGACGAGTTCCCTGAGACCGACGCCGGGTGGTCGGCCGACGTCCGCGACTTGAAGGACCAGCGCGTCGGCGAGTACCGGCGGCCGCTGGTGTTCGTGCTCGCGTCCGTCGTGCTTCTCTTCGCCATCGCGACGGCCAACGTAGCGGGGCTCGTCCTTGTCCAGCTGCAGCGGCGGACGACGGAATTCGCCGTGAGAGCAGCGCTCGGGGCGTCGCGTCTGCGGATCGCCGCCGCCGTCCTGCACGAAGTACTGCTGCTCGGCGCGCTGGCGGCTGTCGGCGCCGTGCTGTTCGCCTCGTGGCTGGCCGCCGCTGCGGGCCGCGCGATGACGACGCTGCCGCGCGCCTCGGAACTCGGGATGGACTGGCGTTCGGCCGTGTTCGTCCTTGTCAGCATCCTGGCGGCGGCGATGGTGTTCGGCGCCCTGCCGGCGATGACCATCCTGCGGCCGACGTTGACGCCATTGCTCGCGGCGGGCGGACGGACCGTCGCCGGCGGCCGCCATCGCCTCCAGCACGCGATCGTGGTCGCACAGCTGGCGCTCGGCGTCCTGGTCGCCGGTTCGGCTGGGCTGCTCGTGCGGAGCTACAACGCGATGGCGTCGGTCGACATGGGATTCGATCCCGACCGCGTGCTGACCTTCCACGTCGGGGCGGCATGGGACGAGGATCGCGCACGTGTCGCGCAGCTCCAGGAGCGCCTGCTTGGCGAGCTGGTACGGATTCCCGGCGTGCGCGACGCCGGGTTTGCCAACTTCCTGCCGGCGACCGGCGCGACGTTGCGGTATCAGGTTCGCGTCGACGGATATGCCAGCGGCGAGTCCAACGGCGCCTTCAACGTCGGAGAGCGGAGCGTCAGCCGCGGATACCTGCGAGCGCTGAAGTTTCCCCTCGCCGCCGGTAGCTGGTGCGAGGAGACGAAACCAGATTTCAACGTCAATCGCGTTCGTGACGCGATGGTCAACCGCGCGTTCGTCGATCGCGTCGCGCGCGGCGGCGTGGTCGTCGGCCGCCAGTTGTCGCTCCTGCAGGGCGGCGATCGCTTCCGCATCGTCGGCGTGATCGGCGACGCACTCGAAGACGGTCCGTCGGCGCCTCCCTATCCGTATCTCTATGCGTGCGTGGCCGAAGGAGCGTGGCCGGATCCTGAGTACGTCGTGCGCGCCGAAGGAGACGCGCGCGCCACGGCCGCGGCGATCCGGCAGATCGTGCGCGCACTCGATCCCGCGCGCCCCGTCTTCGGCATGAAGATGGTGGAGGTGGTGATCGACGAGGCCCTCGATCAGCCCAGGATGAACGCAGCGGCGCTGAGTCTGTTCGCGGCGGCGGCGGTGGTGCTGGCCGGGCTCGGGCTCTACGGTCTGATGACGCTCGTCGTCGGTGAGCGGCGCCGCGAAATTGGCGTCCGGCTGGCGCTCGGCGCCTCGCCGCATGAAGTCGTCTGGCTGGTCGCCGGCGGCGCGATCCGTCTGGTCGGCTTCGGCGTGGCGATTGGCGCGGCGCTGACACTGGCGTCGGCGCCCATGGTGCGGGCGCTGCTGTTCGGTGTCGGTCCATTCGATCCCTACGCGCTGGCGCTCGCGGCCGCCGCGCTGGCGCTCGCCGCGCTGGCGGCTGTCGCGATCCCGATCCGCCAGGCGCTCGCGGTGAGCGCCGTCGACGCGATGCGCCTGGAGTAG
- a CDS encoding response regulator transcription factor, with translation MRILVVEDESRLARQLCEALAHAGYAVDCAADGDRADFLCRTERYDAAILDLGLPKIDGLTLLRGWRDDGLTLPVLILTARGSWHDKVKGIDGGADDYVAKPFRMEEVLARVRALIRRASGQAAVELRCGRIALDPRAARVTLQGAPVRLTSHEFRVLSYLMHHRGKVVSQGELSEHIYAENLDRDSNTVEVFVARLRRKLGTAAIVTVRGLGYRMDCERDSA, from the coding sequence ATGCGAATCCTGGTCGTCGAAGACGAATCCCGACTCGCGCGTCAGCTCTGCGAGGCGCTCGCCCACGCCGGCTATGCCGTCGACTGCGCCGCCGACGGCGACCGCGCCGACTTCCTCTGCCGGACGGAGCGCTACGACGCGGCGATCCTCGATCTCGGCCTGCCGAAAATCGACGGGCTGACACTGCTCCGCGGCTGGCGCGACGACGGACTCACCCTCCCGGTCCTGATCCTGACCGCGCGCGGCAGCTGGCACGACAAGGTCAAGGGCATCGACGGCGGCGCCGACGACTACGTCGCCAAGCCGTTCCGCATGGAGGAAGTCCTGGCGCGGGTGCGCGCGCTGATCCGCCGCGCCAGCGGCCAGGCCGCCGTCGAACTGCGCTGCGGCCGCATCGCGCTCGACCCGCGCGCCGCCCGCGTCACTCTGCAGGGGGCGCCGGTCCGCCTGACCAGCCACGAATTTCGCGTCCTCTCGTACCTGATGCACCATCGCGGCAAGGTGGTGTCGCAGGGGGAGCTGAGCGAACACATCTACGCCGAAAATCTCGATCGCGACTCGAACACGGTGGAGGTGTTCGTGGCGCGGCTGCGGCGCAAGCTCGGCACCGCGGCAATCGTCACGGTGCGCGGACTGGGCTATCGGATGGACTGCGAGCGGGACAGCGCGTGA
- a CDS encoding sensor histidine kinase: protein MIGAVLWTLGLLGTWALALTFHRAAFQWIAVVHGSPHLLMLGTILVTVAGYVIVRRGLSPLDTMRRSLGAVRTGAAERVEGRFPAEVQPLVVELNALLLHQQQAVRRAHAKAGDLAHGLKTPLAILTHEAERAAANGQTDLAAGISEQVERMRRQIEYHLAHARAAASGATAGARAPIAESAQALARTMLRLHAERGVAIEISVDPAHHVRCDRADLDEMLGNLLDNACKWGRGQVTVTSVFIPPEGDSRADAPQNGAIAIVVEDDGPGIEPALRDAVLQRGVRADEAAPGSGLGLAIVRELAELYDGRVSLDAAPAGGLSAKLTLPAAPAR from the coding sequence ATGATCGGGGCCGTACTCTGGACGCTGGGGCTGCTCGGCACTTGGGCGCTGGCGTTGACGTTTCACCGCGCGGCGTTCCAGTGGATCGCGGTGGTGCACGGCTCTCCGCACCTTCTGATGCTCGGCACGATCCTCGTGACGGTCGCGGGATACGTGATCGTTCGACGCGGCCTGTCACCGCTCGACACGATGCGGCGAAGCCTCGGCGCTGTGCGCACCGGCGCGGCCGAGCGAGTCGAGGGCCGCTTCCCCGCCGAAGTCCAGCCGCTCGTCGTCGAGCTGAATGCCCTGCTCCTGCACCAGCAGCAGGCGGTGAGGCGGGCGCACGCGAAAGCGGGCGACCTGGCCCACGGCCTGAAGACCCCGCTCGCGATCCTGACGCACGAAGCGGAGCGCGCGGCGGCGAACGGACAGACCGATCTCGCCGCCGGGATCAGCGAACAGGTCGAACGGATGCGCCGGCAGATCGAGTATCACCTCGCGCACGCGCGCGCCGCCGCCTCGGGCGCCACCGCGGGAGCCCGCGCGCCGATCGCCGAGTCGGCGCAGGCACTGGCGCGGACGATGCTGCGGCTCCATGCCGAGCGGGGCGTGGCGATCGAGATCAGCGTCGATCCGGCGCATCACGTCCGGTGCGACCGCGCCGATCTCGACGAGATGCTCGGGAATCTGCTCGACAACGCCTGCAAGTGGGGGCGCGGACAGGTGACCGTCACCTCCGTGTTCATTCCGCCTGAAGGCGACAGCCGCGCGGACGCCCCGCAGAACGGCGCGATCGCGATCGTGGTCGAGGACGATGGGCCCGGGATCGAGCCGGCGCTCCGCGACGCCGTCCTGCAGCGCGGCGTGCGCGCTGACGAAGCCGCGCCTGGATCGGGGCTGGGCCTGGCGATCGTACGTGAATTGGCGGAGTTGTATGACGGACGCGTGTCGCTCGACGCCGCACCGGCCGGCGGTCTCTCGGCCAAGCTGACGCTGCCGGCTGCGCCCGCCCGCTGA
- a CDS encoding ADOP family duplicated permease translates to MIGLARDVRHAARAIARMPVLAAVVVASLAVGIGANGVVFSWVQAVVFSPIEGAPRASALQLLEPKTETGFYPGVSWSEYRDLRVRLRAMTGLLAFRMIPLYVGASGRVERASGLLVSDNYFASLGVVPALGRFLRADEVVSSGASPVVVISHDYWQTRFGASPSALGQTVRVNGTDLAIVGVAPRGFKGTVMRLSFDFWIPATMGPLLAKGEGDLEDRSVRGYTAAGYTAPGAGLAQAQADVDMQMRQLEQAYPESNRATTAEVLPFWKAPRGPQRFLAASLAVLQAIMLLLLLAVCGNTATLILARASARQREMSIRLALGAGRGDLARLLLVESLLLALAGAALGATLAAWGTGLLNALPPLRVRGMPVSFETHVDAVTVAFTMLLGVLCGAVFGLMPALQTARAARQPGMKPGSPHSRGRMRSVLMGIEVALASTVLIAGGLFLEAFAATRQEDPGFHRDGVLLAGYDLTGRGVDAAGVSRFTATLLDRLRGLPSLEGAALATSVPLDIHGMPSRVFTLEGRARDDDGGDLSLANTVSPGYFAVMGLPLLAGHDFAELRDTAAPPQAVVNDAFVHRYAPGADVLGRRLTTRGRAYTIVGVVRTSLYDAFGEPPTPMLYFSYRDRPSPAGEIHLRPKHGSEGAAAADVRRVVAELDPNLPIYDIRTLSDHIEANLIFRRIPARMFSVLGPLLLLLAATGIYAVVAYAVSLRTVEVGVRLALGATPRRVVAQFVREHVTVAATGALVGWMVAFAVAVDLLSGPIQPLVFAGVPALLLTVAAAAAWWPARRVASVDPMIALRAD, encoded by the coding sequence ATGATCGGCCTCGCCCGCGACGTGCGCCACGCCGCCCGCGCCATCGCCCGGATGCCGGTGCTTGCGGCGGTGGTCGTGGCATCGCTGGCGGTCGGCATCGGCGCCAATGGCGTGGTGTTCTCGTGGGTGCAGGCGGTGGTGTTTTCGCCGATCGAGGGGGCGCCGCGCGCCTCCGCGCTGCAGCTCCTCGAGCCGAAGACGGAGACCGGCTTCTATCCCGGCGTTTCGTGGTCGGAGTATCGCGATCTGCGCGTGCGCCTGCGCGCGATGACCGGGTTGCTCGCCTTCCGGATGATCCCGCTCTACGTTGGCGCGAGCGGCCGCGTTGAGCGCGCGAGCGGCCTGCTCGTCTCTGACAACTACTTTGCGTCGCTCGGTGTCGTCCCGGCGCTTGGCCGTTTCCTGCGCGCCGACGAGGTGGTCTCCTCAGGCGCATCGCCAGTCGTCGTGATCTCGCACGACTACTGGCAGACCCGATTCGGCGCCAGCCCGTCGGCGCTCGGCCAGACGGTGCGCGTCAACGGCACCGACCTCGCGATCGTCGGCGTCGCGCCGCGCGGCTTCAAGGGCACGGTGATGCGGTTGTCGTTCGACTTCTGGATCCCGGCGACCATGGGCCCGCTTCTGGCCAAGGGTGAGGGGGACCTCGAAGATCGGAGCGTGCGCGGTTATACCGCGGCCGGTTACACCGCGCCCGGCGCCGGCCTGGCGCAGGCGCAGGCCGATGTCGACATGCAGATGCGTCAGCTCGAGCAGGCCTATCCGGAATCGAATCGCGCGACCACGGCGGAGGTCCTGCCGTTCTGGAAGGCCCCTCGCGGGCCGCAGCGCTTTCTCGCGGCATCGCTCGCCGTGCTCCAGGCGATCATGCTGCTCCTCCTGCTTGCCGTGTGTGGAAACACCGCCACGCTGATCCTGGCGCGCGCGAGCGCGCGGCAACGCGAGATGAGTATCCGGCTGGCGCTCGGCGCCGGCCGCGGCGATCTGGCGCGTCTGCTGCTCGTCGAGAGCCTGCTGCTCGCGCTGGCGGGCGCCGCGCTCGGCGCGACGCTCGCGGCCTGGGGCACCGGCCTGCTCAACGCGCTGCCGCCGCTGCGGGTGCGCGGCATGCCGGTCTCGTTCGAGACACACGTCGACGCCGTCACTGTCGCGTTCACCATGTTGCTGGGCGTGCTGTGCGGTGCCGTGTTCGGTCTGATGCCGGCGCTGCAGACCGCGCGCGCCGCCAGGCAGCCGGGGATGAAACCGGGCTCTCCGCATTCGCGCGGCCGCATGCGATCGGTCCTGATGGGGATCGAGGTGGCGCTGGCCTCGACGGTGCTGATTGCCGGCGGCCTCTTCCTCGAGGCGTTCGCCGCCACCCGGCAGGAGGATCCGGGCTTCCACCGCGACGGCGTCCTGCTGGCGGGCTACGATCTCACCGGCCGCGGCGTCGACGCCGCCGGCGTATCGCGCTTCACTGCCACTCTGCTCGATCGGCTGCGCGGGCTTCCCTCGCTCGAGGGAGCCGCGCTCGCCACGTCCGTGCCGCTCGACATCCACGGCATGCCGTCGCGGGTGTTCACGCTCGAGGGACGCGCGCGCGACGACGATGGCGGCGACCTGTCGTTGGCCAACACGGTGTCGCCAGGCTACTTCGCGGTCATGGGACTGCCGCTGCTTGCCGGACACGACTTCGCCGAACTGCGCGACACCGCCGCGCCGCCCCAGGCGGTCGTCAACGACGCCTTCGTGCATCGCTACGCGCCCGGCGCCGACGTGCTCGGCCGGCGTCTGACCACGCGTGGCCGCGCCTACACGATCGTCGGCGTCGTGCGCACGTCGCTCTATGACGCGTTCGGCGAGCCGCCGACGCCGATGCTGTATTTCTCCTACCGCGACCGGCCCTCGCCCGCCGGAGAAATCCACCTGCGACCGAAACACGGCTCGGAGGGGGCAGCCGCGGCCGACGTGCGCCGTGTGGTCGCCGAGCTCGATCCGAACCTGCCGATCTACGACATCCGCACGCTCTCGGATCACATCGAGGCGAACCTGATCTTCCGGCGCATCCCGGCACGCATGTTCAGTGTGCTGGGGCCGTTGCTTCTCCTGCTGGCGGCGACGGGCATCTACGCCGTGGTCGCCTATGCGGTGTCGCTACGAACGGTGGAGGTCGGCGTCCGCCTCGCGCTCGGCGCGACGCCGCGCCGCGTCGTCGCGCAGTTCGTGCGCGAGCACGTCACCGTGGCGGCGACCGGCGCGCTGGTCGGCTGGATGGTCGCATTCGCGGTGGCGGTCGATCTCCTGAGTGGGCCGATACAGCCGCTGGTCTTCGCCGGGGTCCCGGCGCTCCTGCTGACCGTGGCGGCGGCCGCCGCCTGGTGGCCGGCGCGCCGGGTGGCGTCCGTCGACCCGATGATCGCGCTGCGCGCCGACTGA